A single region of the Planctomycetaceae bacterium genome encodes:
- a CDS encoding XRE family transcriptional regulator yields the protein MVNGNNVRKARKSLAMTQSELAARCRCATNTIGRIERDQLQPSAALAQQIAQTLGVPLEFLETGSDPGRPSQSGHLRSVLHLLVEKLSDEEMSQLAPAMGYAPRRRPSPAAAEPALPPGFDIVDVEQLPADWPSQYLPIIGRLAAGQGLDTTEAESYPAGLAYQYLRYAGAPHNAFALIIEGQSMLPRFCHGDVVIVDPNHTVDGGICAVLTDDGTGQRSARLKRLVVEGSQAHLESLNPAYPSVTLPSQRVQAYAIWRHLTLSVAQPHGSAGYRWL from the coding sequence ATGGTAAATGGGAATAACGTAAGAAAAGCCCGTAAGTCGCTGGCGATGACCCAGTCTGAGCTCGCCGCACGGTGCCGCTGCGCTACCAATACCATCGGGCGTATCGAACGCGACCAACTTCAGCCCAGTGCGGCACTTGCACAGCAGATCGCCCAGACCCTCGGCGTTCCGCTGGAATTTCTGGAAACAGGCAGCGACCCAGGCCGCCCGTCTCAGAGCGGCCATCTCAGGAGCGTCCTGCACCTGCTGGTGGAAAAGCTCTCGGATGAAGAGATGTCCCAGCTGGCGCCGGCGATGGGATACGCACCGCGTCGCAGGCCCTCGCCCGCAGCGGCTGAACCGGCCCTGCCGCCGGGGTTCGATATCGTCGACGTCGAACAGCTCCCGGCGGATTGGCCCAGCCAGTACCTTCCGATCATCGGGCGTCTGGCAGCCGGTCAAGGGCTCGACACGACCGAGGCGGAATCATACCCAGCGGGTCTGGCGTACCAGTACCTTCGCTACGCCGGAGCGCCGCACAACGCCTTCGCGCTGATCATCGAGGGGCAATCGATGCTGCCCCGCTTCTGCCACGGCGACGTGGTGATCGTGGACCCCAATCACACGGTCGATGGCGGGATATGCGCGGTCTTGACCGACGACGGCACCGGACAGCGCAGCGCCCGGCTCAAGAGGCTCGTCGTCGAGGGTTCGCAGGCGCACCTGGAGAGTCTCAACCCGGCGTACCCCAGCGTGACGCTGCCGTCGCAGCGGGTGCAGGCGTACGCCATCTGGCGGCACCTGACCTTGTCGGTCGCCCAGCCGCACGGTTCGGCCGGTTACCGCTGGCTATAA
- a CDS encoding ParB/RepB/Spo0J family partition protein: MTAAVASERTIAVEYVAPGSLNAAAYNPRKIDRKALAALAAMLDVYGFVEPVIARRKDRLLIGGHQRLKANAMRQQPAERVPCVFLDGIDDGRCKALGVALNAKAAQGRFDPEALSQVVADLSGAGLDVAALTALPPREVQDLLALPTELVAAKAPVPAPRRRQTVVILEIAPNVYKTLRAQLDALAAAEGVKCHVRTDGTGQ; this comes from the coding sequence ATGACGGCCGCAGTGGCATCGGAAAGGACGATCGCCGTCGAGTACGTCGCGCCCGGCTCGCTCAATGCGGCCGCTTACAACCCTCGCAAGATCGACCGCAAGGCGTTGGCGGCGTTGGCGGCGATGCTTGACGTGTACGGCTTTGTCGAGCCGGTCATCGCCAGGCGCAAGGACCGCCTGCTGATCGGCGGGCATCAGCGGCTCAAGGCTAACGCGATGCGGCAGCAGCCGGCCGAACGGGTGCCGTGTGTCTTTCTGGACGGCATCGATGACGGCCGCTGCAAGGCCCTGGGCGTGGCGCTGAATGCCAAGGCGGCCCAGGGGCGGTTCGACCCCGAGGCGCTGTCGCAGGTCGTCGCGGATCTCTCCGGCGCCGGGCTGGATGTTGCGGCCCTGACGGCTTTGCCGCCGCGGGAGGTGCAAGACCTTCTGGCGCTGCCGACGGAGCTTGTGGCCGCCAAGGCGCCCGTGCCGGCGCCGCGGCGGCGTCAGACGGTGGTGATCCTTGAAATAGCGCCCAACGTCTACAAAACGCTCCGGGCCCAACTGGACGCCCTGGCCGCGGCAGAGGGCGTGAAGTGCCACGTGCGAACGGACGGGACTGGCCAGTAA
- the metK gene encoding methionine adenosyltransferase, protein MANNRVHLFTSESVTKGHPDKVADQVSDAVLDSLIRQDPAARVACETLVSTGLVVIAGEVTVHNHKAEEALLQVEQTARDTIKSIGYDDPTTGFDYRACTVLRALHSQSQDICQGVTGGKKKAQGAGDQGLMFGFACNETKALMPLPIHLAHRLSARLSEAREQGVIKWLRPDGKSQVTIEYVDNVPTRIHTVVVSTQHTEAVINPRTGNMDDKARKEIVEKIIRPVVMAECPKMWNNRILFHINPTGRFVIGGPHGDTGLTGRKIIVDTYGGRGAHGGGAFSGKDPSKVDRSASYMARYIAKNVVAARLADICEVQLSYAIGIAEPISVLVDCEGTARVPERLIAKAVGELFPLTPSDIIKKLDLLRPIYQPTAHDGHFGRSGNGFTWEKTDMVAKLRAACKL, encoded by the coding sequence ATGGCCAACAACCGAGTTCACCTGTTTACCAGCGAATCCGTCACCAAGGGACACCCCGACAAAGTGGCCGACCAGGTCAGCGATGCCGTTCTGGACAGCCTCATCCGCCAGGACCCCGCCGCCCGCGTCGCCTGCGAAACGCTTGTTTCCACCGGTCTGGTGGTCATCGCCGGCGAAGTGACGGTACACAACCACAAAGCCGAAGAGGCCCTGCTCCAGGTCGAGCAGACCGCCCGCGACACCATCAAGTCCATCGGATACGACGACCCGACGACCGGGTTCGACTACCGCGCCTGCACCGTCCTGCGGGCTCTGCACAGCCAGAGCCAGGACATCTGCCAGGGCGTCACCGGCGGCAAGAAGAAAGCCCAGGGCGCCGGCGACCAGGGGCTGATGTTCGGATTCGCCTGCAACGAGACCAAGGCCCTGATGCCCCTGCCCATCCACCTGGCCCACCGCCTCAGCGCCCGCCTGAGCGAAGCGCGCGAGCAGGGCGTCATCAAGTGGCTGCGACCCGACGGCAAGAGCCAGGTCACCATCGAATACGTCGACAACGTCCCCACCCGCATTCACACCGTGGTGGTCTCCACGCAGCACACCGAAGCCGTCATCAATCCCCGCACCGGCAACATGGACGACAAGGCCCGCAAGGAAATCGTCGAGAAAATCATTCGCCCGGTGGTGATGGCCGAATGCCCGAAGATGTGGAATAACCGCATCCTGTTCCACATCAATCCGACCGGCCGATTCGTCATCGGCGGTCCCCACGGCGACACCGGTCTGACCGGTCGCAAGATCATCGTCGACACCTACGGCGGTCGCGGCGCCCACGGCGGCGGGGCCTTCTCCGGAAAGGACCCCTCCAAGGTCGACCGCTCGGCCAGCTACATGGCCCGCTACATCGCCAAGAACGTGGTGGCGGCCCGCCTGGCCGACATCTGCGAAGTGCAGCTTTCCTACGCCATCGGCATCGCCGAGCCCATCAGCGTCCTGGTCGACTGCGAAGGCACCGCCCGAGTTCCCGAACGCCTGATCGCCAAGGCTGTCGGAGAACTGTTCCCGCTGACCCCCAGCGATATCATCAAGAAGCTCGACCTGCTGCGACCGATCTATCAGCCCACCGCCCACGACGGGCATTTCGGCCGAAGCGGAAACGGGTTCACCTGGGAAAAGACCGACATGGTCGCCAAGCTCCGCGCGGCCTGCAAGCTGTAA